AAAAATAATCTCGGCAGTGTTATAGAAGCTGAAGATGGTTCAGTAGCCGTAGAAAAGTACAATCAAGAAAAACCGGATCTGGTATTGATGGACATTACAATGCCAGAAATGGATGGCATCCAAGCAGTAAGACAAATAGTAAAAAAAGATCCCAATGCTAAGATAGTTATGTGCTCGGCCATGGGACAACAGGCTATGGTTATTGAAGCAATACAGGCAGGTGCTAAGGATTTTATAGTAAAGCCATTTCAACCTGACAGAGTAATTGAAGCTGTCAAAAAAATGTTGAAATGAGGAATTTTGATGTCTAGCGATAGCGTGTTTTTTCAAGCTGTTACATTTCTTTTAATATTTGTATTCGTAGTTTTTTTGGCCTATTATGTAACAGTATTTATCAATAAAAAGGCTTTGAATATATATAAAGGAAATAATTTTGACATTGTAGATCACTTAAATTTAGGCAAAGATAAAAATTTGTATATAATCAAAGTTTGCAACGAATACTTGCTATTTAGTGTCACGAATAATTCTATTGTATATATAAAGACTTTAACTGCTGATGATGTTAAGATGAAAGATAAAAATAGCAGTTTCAAACAAAGTTTAAATATTTCATTAAACAATTTAAAGAAATTGTCAATTAGAAATCTAGGTGGTAATGAACATGATACATATAAAAAAAATTAGTGGGGCTGTGTTATTACTAACTTTATTGACAAAAGTTGCATATGCAGCACCGAGTTCTGCTTCGCCGCTGATTACAATAAATGCACCATCAGGTCCGAATAACATAGCATCGAGTATTCAGATAGTGCTTCTTTTAACTGTATTAACTTTAGCACCTTCAATACTCATAATGATGACTTCTTTTACAAGAATTATTGTTGTCTTATCATTTTTGAGAAATGCTTTGGGTTTACAGCAAATGCCACCTAATCAAGTTTTAATTGGATTGTCCTTATTTTTGACGTTTTTTATAATGGCACCTGTTGGTGTGCAAATAAACAATGATTCAATACAACCATATATGCAGGGAAAAATAACCCCACAAGTAGCCTATGTCAAAGCAAGAGATCCTTTAAAAAATTTTATGCTAAAACAGACTAGAAAAAATGATTTGAATTTATTTATAAATCTTGCCAAAATTAAAGTAAAGAGTGTGAATGACATACCACTAAGAGTTGTTATTCCTTCGTTTATTATTAGTGAGCTTAAGACGGCATTTGAGATTGGTTTTATTATATACATACCATTTTTGATTATAGACATGGTTGTTGCCAGTGTATTAATGTCCATGGGAATGTTTATGTTACCGCCTGTACTTATTTCTTTGCCATTTAAACTTTTGCTGTTTATTTTAGTAGATGGATGGAATATATTAGCAAAATCATTGGTAATAGGTTTTAGATAAGGAGGATAATAATGGATCCTGGAGTAGTTCTTGATATTGGAAGGGAAGCATTAATGGTGACAATGATTGTATCCGCACCGCTTTTAATTGTATCGCTATTGGTAGGACTCATTATAAGTATATTTCAGGCAACAACACAGATTCAGGAGCAGACTTTGACGTTTGTACCTAAAATTTTAGCTATTTTTGCTTCTATAATGTTATTTGGACCATGGATGCTTACAACATTGATTAATTACACACAAAAATTAATATTAAACATTAATAATTTTATTAAATAGATAAAATGGAACTGAGTTATTACATTTTAAACAATGTACAATACTTTTTGATAGTCTTTGTGCGAATGCTTGGTATTTTTATACTGACACCACTATTTGGAACAAGATCGTTGCCTCCGATGTTTAAAATTGGCCTTGCCTTTTTTACATCGATAATTATATTTGATTTAGTGAAGGTAAACATCGATGCAAGTAATTTATATCAATACGTTGTAATTGTATTTAATGAGTTTTTGGTTGGCTTATTGATTGGCTTAGCTTCCATGGTTTCATTTAGCGCTATTTACTTGGCTGGACAAATAATAGATTATCAATTAGGTTTTAGCATTGTCAATGTTCTTGCTGCAGGTGAAGAGACACAGGTGCCTTTGATTGGAAACTTTGTATACATACTTACGCTGCTATTATTCCTGCTGATAAACGGACATCACAAATTGTTTGTAATGCTGTTTCAAAGCTATAGTATGATACCTGTTGGTACTGCATTTTTGCATTCAGAAAGTATTAATGTTATTTTTACGAAGATTGTATCAGATATGTTTGTTTTAGGTTTCAGAATCAGTGCACCAATCGTTCTTTCAACATTGCTTACTGATATAACATTAAGCATAATTTCAAGAACGATTCCACAGCTAAATGTATTTATGATTGGCATGCCTATTAAAATATTTATCGGCATATTCACATTGTTTATAATGTTGCCAATGTATTTAGCAATCATAGATGTTTTATTCAACGGGATGTATTCTGATATATATTTGCTTTTAAAATCTATGGTAAAAGGATGACGCAGATTGAAGTTACAACTTTTTGCCGGTGAAAAGACAGAACCAGCAACACCTAAAAGAAGACAAGATGCGAGAAAAAAAGGACAAGTCTTTCAGAGCAGGGAAGTAACGTCAGCAATAATAACAATAGCTGGATTTTTAGTTATATATTTCACTGTGCAAAATAGCATTGAAGAGATCATGAATCTCATCAAATACTTATTTCTAAATTATGGAGGCGCCAGCGATAATGCATTTACAGTTAATGGAATATATAAATTGTTTGAGATTATTTTAACTGTTTTTCTGAAATTGATACTACCTACAGTTGCAACTGTCTTTTTAGTTGCACTAGTATCGACTTATGCACAGGTTGGATTTGTATTTACTTCGGAATCATTAAATATAAAGTTAGAAAGACTAAATCCATTAGAAGGCATTAAACGAATGTTTTCAAGAAGAACCATACTTGAACTTTTGAAAGCAATTGTAAAGATAGGAATACTAGGCTATGTTATGTACTCATTTTTAATAGGGCAGTATAAAGGTATACCTCAGCTATTAGATATGTCAGTTCAAGATCTTATTAAGTACAGTTTAAATATATTTGGTGGTATATTATTGAGAATTTCTATCGTATTAATAGTTCTTGGGATAGTTGATTATATATTCCAGTGGAGAGATTATGAATCAAATTTGAGAATGAGCAAGGAAGATATCAAAGAAGAATTTAAAGAAACTGAAGGCAATCCGCAAATAAAATCAGAAATTAAAAAGAAACAAAGACAAATTTCTATGAGGAGAATGATGCAAAACATTAAAAAAGCAGATGTTGTTATTACAAATCCAACTCATATAGCTGTTGCTTTAATGTATGACAATGAAATTAATGATGCTCCTGTAGTTGTTGCGAAAGGTCAAGACTATATCGCTCAGAGAATAAAAGAAGAAGCAATTAAATATTCGATTGTTATTGTGGAAAATAAGCCACTTGCTCAATCATTGTACAAAACGACTGATATTGGGGACAGCATACCGCCTGAATTATATAAGGCAGTAGCAGAGGTTTTGGCATATGTTTACAGCTTAAGAGGTGAGTAGGAGGGATATTTTGAAGTTTTCAGATTTAATTGCAGCAGTGTTTGTCGTAGGGATTGTGTTAATTATAATCATTCCAGTTCCATCGATTTTATTAGACTTTTTGTTGATTTTAAATATTTCGCTATCAATAATTATATTGCTTACGACAATGTATGTTAAAGATGCAATGGATTTTTCTATATTTCCCTCTATATTGCTTATCACGACTTTAATGAGATTAGCCTTGAATATTTCCTCTACAAGGTTAATTTTAACGTCTGGATTTGCAGGAAATGTGATACATGCTTTTGGCAGTTTCGTTATTGGTAATAATCCCATAGTTGGTTTTATAGTATTTATAATTATAGCAATTGTTCAATTTATTGTAATTACAAAAGGAGCTGAAAGAGTATCTGAAGTTTCAGCAAGGTTTACATTAGATGCAATGCCAGGCAAACAAATGTCGATTGATGCTGATTTAAATGCAGGAATTATAAATGATAAAGAAGCAAGAGAAAGAAGAAAAAAGATTCAAGAAGAAGCTAAATTTTTTGGCTCAATGGATGGTGCAAGCAAATTTGTAAAAGGCGATGCAATTGTTGGAATCATAATAATGATTATAAACATAATAGCTGGTTTAATCATAGGAATGACTATGAAGGGGATGGACATAAATCAAGCAATAGATACATATGCGATTTTAACAGTTGGTGATGGACTAGTTAGTCAAATACCTGCTTTACTTATATCAACAGCCACCGGCATTATAGTAACAAGAACAGCATCGGAAACAAATATGGGCAACGATGTGATAAAACAGCTTTTGAGAGAGCCGAGAGTGCTGCAAATTACAGGTGTATTGCTTATTTTAATGGCATTTATACCTATGCTTCCCGCTATTCCGTTGTTTATCATTGGTTCGTTATTTACATATTTAGGATTTTCTAATAGAAAGAAAAACAAAGAAAGCGAGCAAGCCAAAAACGAAGACTTAAAGGAATTGGAGGAAATTAGAGATCCAAAACGGGCATACGATCTTTTGCAAGTTGATCCTATTGAATTGGAATTTGGATATGAATTGATTCCTATAGCAAGCAACGAGTTATTGGACAGAATCGTAATGATTAGAAGACAAATAGCATTAGATTTAGGCTTGGTTGTGCCGATGGTAAGATTAAGAGATAATATTCAACTTAAGCCAAATGAATACATAATAAAAATTAGAGGTAATGAAGTCGGAAGAGGTAATGTATACGTAAATAAATACCTATGCATGCAAGTCGGTGAAATGAATAGTGATATAAAAGGCATCAGCACTAGAGAGCCTGCATTTGGACTGCCGGCATTATGGATTGATGACAGTGAGAAATCAAAAGCTGAAATGCTGGGATGTACAGTTGTAGATGTTCCATCTGTAATATCAACACATTTGACTAGTGTAATCAAAAAATATTCAGATGAGCTTTTAGGAAGACAAGAAGTTAAAGAATTGCTGGATAACATAAAATTGACAAATCCAGCACTTGTTGATGAGATTGTGCCGAAATTGTTAAGTTTGGGTGATATAGAAAAAGTATTGTGTAATTTGTTACGTGAAGAAATTTCAATACGTGATATGGTTACTATACTGGAAACACTTGCTGATTATGCACCAAGTACAAAAGATACAGACGTTTTAACAGAGTACGTAAGGCAATCATTAAAAAGAGCTATTACAAACAAATATGCGAAGGATGGAAAGCTTCAAGTCATAACACTAGATCCAGAAATTGAGAAATCTATTCAAAATGCAATTAACCAGACTGACCATGGTTCGTATTTGGCTCTTTCACCTGACGCTATGCAAAAAATATTAAAAGCAATTCACAACATCATAAAAAAACTGACAATTAAAGGAGAACAGCCTATTATACTGACTGCACCAATTATTAGATTTTATTTAAGAAAGTTGGTTGAACAGATATCGAAAGATATAGTCGTTTTATCCTATAACGAGCTTTTACCAAATATAGAGGTATTTTCTGTAGGGACGGTGAAATTAAGTGAAAGTTAAGCGCTATATAGCGGATAATTATCAGGATGCATTAAGAATGATAAAAACAGAAATGGGTAGTGATGCTATTATTCTACAACAAAATAGTTATAAAGAAAAGGGATTTAAAGGGTTATTCAAAAAGAAGAAAGTTGAAGTACTGGCAGCAGTTGAAGAAAATAAAATTGATGAAAGAGATATCTTTTATAAAGATTTGTATGAAATTAAATCGCTCTTAAGAGAATTTAAAAAAAGTGAAAATAGCGAAACTGACAAAAAAGATTTAAGAGATAAGTTAATTTACATAGGAGTTGATGAAGATTTAACTAAAATCTTAACCGAAGGAATAAGCGAAATAACCGACGACAATATAAAAATATTGCAAAAAAGAATTGCTAACTTTATTGGACCACCAAAAAAGATAAACTGCTTAAACGAGAAAAAACGTGTTGTTTTTATCGGTCCTACAGGTGTAGGTAAAACGACGACTATAGCAAAAATAGCTTCTCAATTAATATTAAGGGAAAAGAAAAATGTATTGCTGATAACTGCAGACATTTTTAGAATCGCAGGTGCAGAACAGCTAAAGATATATGGTGAAATTTTAGGGGTGCCAGTAAAGGTAGTTAACAACATTTTTGATTTAAATAGATTGGAAAGTGAAATAAGCAAATATGATGTAGTGTTGATTGATACTGCAGGAAGAAGTCATACTGATTCTAGAAAAATGCAAGAACTGAAGACTTTTTTACAGTATGGTTCTTACGATGATATATACTTGTGCTTAAGTGCAACAACGAAAAACAGTGATGCTAAAAAAATTATTAAGTCGTACGATTTTATCAATGACTACAATTTGCTTTTTACAAAATTAGATGAAACAGACAATTACAGTGTCATTTTAAATTCTATATATTATTCGAAAAAGCCTATATCATATGTAACAACAGGACAGATAGTTCCTGATGATATTTGCTTAGCTGATAGCAAAATGATAGCACAAAATATTTTGAAGGGGAATTAACATGGATCAAGCTGATAGGCTAAGATATTTATTCCAACAAAACAATATGAAAAGATGTAGAGTAATAACTGTAACCGGTGGCAAAGGTGGAACAGGTAAAACTTGTATATCAGTCAATTTGTCTATAGCATTGAGAAAGCTTGGATATAATGTGTTAATTATTGATGCAGACATAGGTTTTTCAAATGCAGAGATAGAATTAGGCGTTATATCTAAATTTACTTTGTACGATGTATTATATGGTAACAAAAAAATAATAGATGTTATTAATGATGGTCCAATTGGAGTAAAATTTATATCAACGGGTGGAAACTTTGACCTTATAAATGGCGATATTGATTTGAATGTTTTTTTCAACAATATCAATATCCTTGATAATTACTTTGATTATGTAATTGTCGATACTGGTGCGGGAATCAATAAAACAGTTAAAAGTTTTATCGATATGTCAGACGATGTAGTTGTTGTTACTACGCCGGAACCGACTGCCATAATGGATGCTTATATTTTAATAAAATCAATACAAGAATTAAGCGATAAAAATCTATATTTAATAGTTAATAAAGTTACAAATCAAAGCGAATATGTATCTGTTTATGAAAGGTTAAATAATGCACTGATAAACTTTTTAGGTACTACAATTAACGATTTAGGCTACATTCATGAGGATGCGAGAATAAGTGAGTGCATAAAAGCGCAAAATCCTATAATTTTGAAGTACCAATCAAGCAAGCCTTCAAAAGATATCACAAGAATTGCAGAAAGCCTCACAAATCATAAAAGCACTAAAAAGAAAGAAGGTCTTCTCGGAATATTTAAAAAAATGCTTTTAAATAGCGGAGGTATTTACAATGGAGAACATAAAACCAGGGCAAAAGATTGAAATAAGTATAGGCAAAAGTAATAACAAATATACATCGAAAATTGATGATATCTCGGCTGATGGTACTCTATTGATTGAGGCTCCAATACACAATGGACACTTTGTTCCAGTAAGGATCGGCGCAAAATTGAGCATTACTTTTTTTAATAAAAACGGTGTATATACATTTGATGGCATTGTAATAAATAGATTTTTAGGTAATATTTCGTTTATACAATTAAAAAGAATAACTGATATTGAGAAGTTGCAAAGAAGGCAATTCTTTAGATTAGAGAAGATAATGGAATTTAAATATATGGTGTCTGAAGACAGTGAAATAATGGAAAAGGGAGTCATAAAAGATATTAGCGGAGGAGGCTTTCGGGCAAAAGTCAAGAAAAAAATAGAAGTTGGAACTGAAATAATTTGTTTCTTAAATTTAGACGATGAGTTTGAAGAAATCGTGCAAAAATGTAAAGTTATTAGATGTATTTTTTTTGAAGATGGGTATGAAATAGCTGTAAAATATGCCGATATAGAAGATAGATTAAGAGAAAAGATAATATCATTTATTTTTAAAGAACAAAGAAAGTTAAAAAGACGACAAATAAATTTATAAAAACGAAAAGGAGGAAAAGAAATGGATACAAATCAATACTTAGAGATATTTTTGGAAGAATCTGAAGAACATATTGAAAGTTTAAATGAAAATCTTCTTCAACTTGAAAAAAATCCAGAAGATTCACATATTATTGATGAAATATTTAGATCTGCTCATACACTTAAAGGAATGGCTGCTACAATGGGCTTTGAAAACATGACTAGATTGACACACAAAATGGAAGATGTTTTGCAAGAAATAAGAAGCAATTCCATAAAAGTTACCAGCAATCTCATGGATGGGTTATTTAAATGTATTGATGCATTAAGTTCAATGACAGGAATTATATCTGAAAGTGGAAACGATTCGTATGACATTGAAAATTTGATTGAATTATTAGAAACAAATAATTCGGAAGAAGAAGTAGCAGCGACGAATATCGAAAATTCGAAATCTCTAGACAGCAACAATATAAATGTATATGAAAAAGACATAATAGAAAAGGCTGCATCTCAAGGCTATAAAACTTACAGCATAGAAGTGGTCATAGACAAAAATTGTGTAATGAAGTCTGCAAGAGCTTTTATTGTATTTAATACTTTAGACAATCTAGGAGATATTGTTGATTCTACACCTTCAGTAGAAGATATAGAAGATGAAAAGTTTGATGATAGATTTACAGTTCATTTAATCAGCAAACATGAAAAAGATGATATAAAATCTAAGCTAATTTCAATATCAGAAATAAAAATTATAAATATCGAGGAATTGTTGTATTCAAAGGAAATCAAAGATAATAAGAAACTTGAACCAGCAAATCTAAGCTCAGCTGATCAAATAAAACATAGTAAAACTAATAAAAGCGTTAGAGTTGATATTGAGAGGTTAGATAATTTAATGAACCTTGTCAGCGAGTTGATTATAATTAAAACTCGCCTTGAAGGTCTTGAATCGAATGAAAAAAATCCTGAAACAATTTCAACGATTGAATATTTAGAAAGAATAACGACAAACCTTCATGATGCGGTAATGAAAGTCAGAATGGTTCCAGTTGAAAGAGTGTTTAACCGTTTTCCCCGTATGGTCAGAGATTTATCTAGGGAATTAAATAAAAAAATTACGCTTAATATGTATGGCCAGGATACAGAAGTTGATCGTACCGTAATTGATGAAATAGGTGATCCACTTGTACATCTAATGAGGAATTCTATAGATCATGGAATAGAAACACCAGAAGTCCGTGTAAAAAAAGGCAAACCTGAAACAGGTGTTATTAATCTAAAAGCATATCATGAAGGCAATAATGTAATAATCGAAGTGAGTGATGATGGTTCTGGAATTAACTTTGAAAAAGTAAAAAATAAAGCTTATGAAAAAGGAATGCTATCTGCTGATGAAGTTGAAGAACTATCAAATGAAAAATTGGTAAAGTTGCTTTTTGAACCTGGATTTAGCACATCTGATACGATATCTGACATTTCAGGTAGAGGAGTTGGACTAGATGTAGTAAAAAATAAAATAGAATCTTTGAATGGATCTATTGAAGTTAAAACAGAAGTAGACAAAGGCACAAAATTTATAATAAAACTGCCATTAACTTTAGCAATAATTCAAGCTTTGTTAGTCATGGTAGGTAATGAAAAATATGCTTTTCCATTAAACTCAATATCAGAAATTGTAAACAAGAATAAAAATGAAATACATTTAGTGCAGGGTAAAGAAGTAGTTATGTACAGAGGTAAGGTCATCCCTCTTATAAGATTACATAATGTTCTCGATCTGAAGTCAAATGAAGACAGTGATAATTTTATCTGTGTAATAATAAAAAAAGGTGATAATCTTGCAGCATGTAGTGTTGATGAACTTATCGGACAGCAGGAAATAGTAATAAAGCCTTTGGGGAAATATCTAAGCAATGTAAAAATAATTGCCGGTGCAACGATACTGGGCGATGGACAAGTTGCACTTATCATAGATTCAAATAATTTACTTTAAAAGGAGGCGTTGAGCATGAGCATGTTTGTCGTAACAAGATTAGGAAGTGAAGAATATGGGATAGAAATAGACAAAGTACAATCTATTGAGAAAATTACGAAAATAACGAGGGTTCCAAAGGCGCCTTCTTTCGTAAAAGGTGTCATTAACTTAAGAGGTGAAATAATACCAGTAATTTCCCTTAGAATGTTGTTAAAATTAAGCGAAGTTGAATTTGATGATGATACAAGAATCGTAATAATAAAAAACAATGATATTATCATTGGAATCATCGTAGATAATGCAAATGAAGTTGTAGAAATTAACGACAGTAATATCGATTCAATAGATGTAAACAGTAATTTGTACAAAAAAGAAAGTTTTATCGGTAAAATAGGCAAAATTGACAATAGAATATTAATGCTATTTGATATAGACAAACTGACTACTCAGCAGGAAGTGAAGTTATGAATATAGATAAACTTAATGAAACGTGTATCGACATTCTTAAAGAACTTGGTAATATAGGCTCAGGGAACGCGATAACTGCTTTAGCTTCAATTATAGGGAAAAAAATAGATATGAAAATACCATCAGTTAAATTAATGGATTTTAATGAAGTTCAAAATATATTTGGATTGGCTGATGCAATCATTGTTGGTATATATTTTGATCTCGAAGGTAGTGTGAAAGGAAATATTTTATTTTCCCTTGATATTGAAAGTGCTTCTTACTTGATAGAATATTTGATGGGTGTCAACGTAGGAGAAGTATTTAGTGATATTGAGAAATCTGCATTACAAGAGATAGGGAATATAATGGCAGGAAGCTATGTTTCATCACTATCTACATTAACAAACTTAGATATGAAGATATCACCGCCAGCAATAAGCATTGATATGGCTGGTGCCATATTGAGTGTGCCCGCAATAAAATTCAGTGAATTATCAGACAAAATTTTATTTATTGAAACAGAGTTTTTTGAAGGCAGCAAACTAATCAAAGGTGACTTCTTTCTCATACCAGATATAGAATCTTTCGATAAAATACTTAATGCACTTGGAGTTGAATTAGATGGATAATTTTACTTTTCGAGTAGGCATGGCTGACGCAAAAATCACTAAATGCCCAGGCAAATTGATAACTGTGGGTCTTGGATCATGCGTGGGGATTGTTCTCTATGATAAAATGACTAAAATATCAGGACTTGTACATATTATGCTGCCATACAGTACCCAAAGTAAAAACAATTCAAATAAATTAAAATTCGCTGATACAGGAATCAATGCACTGATAGATATGATGATAGAAGCAGGTGCTGATAAAAGATATATAATCAGCAAAATTGCAGGTGGTGCCCAAATGTTTGCGACTAAAGCAAATTTAGATATCATGAATATAGGTACCCGCAACGTAATTGCCACTAAAGATGTTTTAGCTTCTTTGAATATACCATTAATATCCGAAGACACAGGTGGAAACTATGGTAGAACCATTGAATTCGATTCAGAAAATGGGAAATTGTTAATTAAAACGATTGGACATGGAATAAAATTTATTTAGGGTAGGAAAGGAATGTATAAGGATGTCACTACTCGAACAAGATTTATGGGATAAGTATGAAAAAGATGGTAGTTCTAAAGAAGACATAATTATAAAATATATGCCGCTTGTAAAACACATAGTAAAAAGAATTTGTTTGTCAGAAATAAGCAAAGAAGATGTAGATGATCTTATTAGTCAAGGTATGATTGGCTTAATTGATGCAGTCAATAAATATGACATATCAAAAGGAGTAAAATTCGAAACATATGCATCAATAAGAATAAAAGGAGAAATAATAGACTATCTTAGGAAAAAAGACTGGATCCCAAGAAGCCTAAAAAAGAGATATAAAAGCATTGAAAAAACAATAGAGCAATTAGAACAGGAATACAAAAGAGAGCCAACAATCGAAGAAATTATGGATGCAACAAAGTTATCAAAAAATGATGTTTTAAAGACGCTAAGCTATATGAACGCTGGATATATAAGTTCTTTGGATGAAGTAATTGAAAATAACTTAAAAGTTTCTTCACTCACAGAAAGTGAAAATACAAATCCAGAAAATGAGGTTTTGATGTATGACTTAAAACAAAACATTTCAAAAGCCATAGATATGCTGCAAGAAAAAGAAAGATTAATAATTTCATTATATTATTATGAAGATTTAAACTACAAAGAAATCAGTAAAATAATGGGTTTAACAGAATCGCGAATATCACAGATTCATTCTAAAGCTATAAAAAAACTAAGAGAAAAATTAAATGATTTGATATAATCTTCTAAAAAATTGGGGGCATTTAAGTGAGTGATTTAAGATATTCTTATAAACTAGAAATAACATCTGATAATATGGCGGCTTATTTATTAGTAGAAAATATTTCAGATGATGGGATTGCTTTAGATGAAAATAGTCTTTTAGAATTATTAAAATCACACAATATCACTTTTGGAATAATTGACAGTACAATTAAAAAAATATGCAAATCCCCCAATCTAAATGAACGATATTTAATAGCACAGGGGAAAAAGCCTGTAAGTGGTAAAGATGGCTATGTAGAATTTTTAATTGACTTTGCTAATAACTTTGAGCCAAAAGTGCTTGATGATGGAAGAGTCGATTACAAAGAGCTGCAGATTTTTAAAAGCATCAAAAAGGATGAGATCATAGCCAAAAAAATAGAACCTGAAGATGGCATTGATGGAATGAA
The nucleotide sequence above comes from Thermoanaerobacterium sp. CMT5567-10. Encoded proteins:
- a CDS encoding flagellar brake protein, with translation MENIKPGQKIEISIGKSNNKYTSKIDDISADGTLLIEAPIHNGHFVPVRIGAKLSITFFNKNGVYTFDGIVINRFLGNISFIQLKRITDIEKLQRRQFFRLEKIMEFKYMVSEDSEIMEKGVIKDISGGGFRAKVKKKIEVGTEIICFLNLDDEFEEIVQKCKVIRCIFFEDGYEIAVKYADIEDRLREKIISFIFKEQRKLKRRQINL
- a CDS encoding chemotaxis protein CheA, with translation MDTNQYLEIFLEESEEHIESLNENLLQLEKNPEDSHIIDEIFRSAHTLKGMAATMGFENMTRLTHKMEDVLQEIRSNSIKVTSNLMDGLFKCIDALSSMTGIISESGNDSYDIENLIELLETNNSEEEVAATNIENSKSLDSNNINVYEKDIIEKAASQGYKTYSIEVVIDKNCVMKSARAFIVFNTLDNLGDIVDSTPSVEDIEDEKFDDRFTVHLISKHEKDDIKSKLISISEIKIINIEELLYSKEIKDNKKLEPANLSSADQIKHSKTNKSVRVDIERLDNLMNLVSELIIIKTRLEGLESNEKNPETISTIEYLERITTNLHDAVMKVRMVPVERVFNRFPRMVRDLSRELNKKITLNMYGQDTEVDRTVIDEIGDPLVHLMRNSIDHGIETPEVRVKKGKPETGVINLKAYHEGNNVIIEVSDDGSGINFEKVKNKAYEKGMLSADEVEELSNEKLVKLLFEPGFSTSDTISDISGRGVGLDVVKNKIESLNGSIEVKTEVDKGTKFIIKLPLTLAIIQALLVMVGNEKYAFPLNSISEIVNKNKNEIHLVQGKEVVMYRGKVIPLIRLHNVLDLKSNEDSDNFICVIIKKGDNLAACSVDELIGQQEIVIKPLGKYLSNVKIIAGATILGDGQVALIIDSNNLL
- a CDS encoding chemotaxis protein CheW, coding for MSMFVVTRLGSEEYGIEIDKVQSIEKITKITRVPKAPSFVKGVINLRGEIIPVISLRMLLKLSEVEFDDDTRIVIIKNNDIIIGIIVDNANEVVEINDSNIDSIDVNSNLYKKESFIGKIGKIDNRILMLFDIDKLTTQQEVKL
- a CDS encoding chemotaxis protein CheC, translated to MNIDKLNETCIDILKELGNIGSGNAITALASIIGKKIDMKIPSVKLMDFNEVQNIFGLADAIIVGIYFDLEGSVKGNILFSLDIESASYLIEYLMGVNVGEVFSDIEKSALQEIGNIMAGSYVSSLSTLTNLDMKISPPAISIDMAGAILSVPAIKFSELSDKILFIETEFFEGSKLIKGDFFLIPDIESFDKILNALGVELDG
- a CDS encoding chemotaxis protein CheD, yielding MDNFTFRVGMADAKITKCPGKLITVGLGSCVGIVLYDKMTKISGLVHIMLPYSTQSKNNSNKLKFADTGINALIDMMIEAGADKRYIISKIAGGAQMFATKANLDIMNIGTRNVIATKDVLASLNIPLISEDTGGNYGRTIEFDSENGKLLIKTIGHGIKFI
- a CDS encoding sigma-70 family RNA polymerase sigma factor; protein product: MSLLEQDLWDKYEKDGSSKEDIIIKYMPLVKHIVKRICLSEISKEDVDDLISQGMIGLIDAVNKYDISKGVKFETYASIRIKGEIIDYLRKKDWIPRSLKKRYKSIEKTIEQLEQEYKREPTIEEIMDATKLSKNDVLKTLSYMNAGYISSLDEVIENNLKVSSLTESENTNPENEVLMYDLKQNISKAIDMLQEKERLIISLYYYEDLNYKEISKIMGLTESRISQIHSKAIKKLREKLNDLI